In a single window of the Elaeis guineensis isolate ETL-2024a chromosome 8, EG11, whole genome shotgun sequence genome:
- the LOC105049506 gene encoding uncharacterized protein, translating to MQARVRVSKLLCWKLSHLPKVSILESSSPAALFLRAVSNTHFSSSPKRPMRGERRREDPSEDLFLKSLNFGEDGEEERTEKTRPLRGERRRDGGSGDLFRGLKDEDGIPGRGRRTMESRIHERPLRGERREDSGYPCQRFRNHGDDYEGNFGTLGAKTASLFSDGPKSEEKINESIDTGDQLKDSAETEKAGDKCGDTLFKKLNLSDADHDGKVEEAPQKQIKQSSGPDSMVTEAPPEDADDIFKKMKETGLIPNAVAMLDGLCKDGLVQEAMKLFGLMREKGTIPEVVIYTAVVEGFCKAAKFDDAKRIFKKMQKNGIMPNAFSYAVLIQGLCKGGKLEDSVEYCMEMLDAGHLPNAPTFTGLVDRYCKEKGVEEAGSLVRTLRERGFAMDEKAVREHLDRKGPFSPMVWEAIFGKKNSQRLF from the coding sequence ATGCAGGCTAGGGTTCGGGTTTCCAAGCTTCTCTGCTGGAAGCTTTCGCACTTGCCCAAAGTTTCGATCTTGGAGAGCTCTTCGCCCGCGGCTCTCTTTCTCCGCGCTGTATCCAATACCCATTTTAGCAGTAGCCCCAAAAGGCCCATGAGAggcgagagaagaagagaggacccCTCGGAAGATCTCTTCCTTAAAAGTCTCAACTTTGGGGAAGATGGTGAAGAGGAGAGGACGGAGAAGACGAGGCCTTTGAGGGGGGAGAGGAGACGCGATGGAGGATCTGGAGATCTCTTCCGTGGCCTCAAAGATGAGGATGGGATTCCGGGTAGAGGCCGCCGAACTATGGAGAGCCGAATCCATGAAAGACCCTTGAGGGGAGAACGGAGAGAAGATTCCGGCTATCCTTGCCAGAGGTTCAGGAATCATGGAGACGATTATGAGGGAAATTTTGGAACTTTAGGAGCAAAAACAGCATCTCTGTTCTCCGATGGACCCAAGAGTGAAGAGAAAATCAACGAATCAATTGATACTGGTGATCAGTTGAAAGATTCTGCCGAGACAGAGAAAGCTGGTGATAAGTGTGGAGATACTCTCTTCAAAAAACTGAATCTCAGTGATGCCGACCATGATGGAAAGGTGGAGGAGGCTCCTCAGAAGCAAATAAAACAATCATCTGGACCTGACTCCATGGTGACCGAGGCTCCACCGGAAGATGCCGATGACATTTTCAAAAAGATGAAGGAGACAGGGCTCATCCCTAATGCAGTTGCCATGCTTGATGGGCTCTGCAAAGATGGATTGGTTCAAGAAGCAATGAAGTTATTCGGGTTAATGCGTGAGAAGGGAACAATCCCTGAGGTTGTGATCTACACGGCAGTGGTTGAAGGCTTCTGCAAGGCAGCAAAGTTTGACGATGCAAAGAGGATTTTCAAGAAGATGCAGAAAAATGGGATCATGCCGAATGCTTTTAGTTATGCAGTTTTGATTCAGGGTTTGTGCAAAGGGGGAAAATTAGAAGATTCTGTTGAATACTGTATGGAGATGTTGGATGCTGGGCATTTACCGAATGCACCAACCTTCACTGGTTTGGTTGATAGGTATTGCAAGGAGAAGGGGGTGGAGGAAGCTGGGAGCCTGGTAAGGACTTTGAGGGAGAGAGGTTTTGCTATGGATGAGAAAGCTGTTAGAGAGCATTTGGACAGGAAAGGTCCATTCTCTCCAATGGTTTGGGAGGCCATCTTTGGAAAGAAGAACTCTCAGAGACTCTTTTGA